The following proteins are encoded in a genomic region of Colletotrichum higginsianum IMI 349063 chromosome 9, whole genome shotgun sequence:
- a CDS encoding ABC transporter ATP-binding protein ARB1, which translates to MVSSSKEKRLAKKAAGGKVDKKKASNGDDGPATGADKMDEVSRLAAQMDQHGISDRVTTGVLASTQASKDVKITSASLVFHGRVLFNDTTLELSYGRRYGLLGENGCGKSTLLKAIDAREFPIPEHIDIYLLNEGAPPTELGALEWVVTEAEREMDRLDKLAEKILEEDGPESPILMDLYEHMEKMDPATFATRASLILTGLGFNKVTIHKKTKDMSGGWRMRVALAKALFVRPSLLLLDDPTAHLDLEACVWLEEYLKKWDRTLVLVSHSMDFLNGVCTTMIDMRLKQLLYYGGNYDIYNRTRSEQETNQMKAYQKQQDEIVHIKKFIASAGTYANLVRQAKSRQKILDKMEADGFIQPVIPDKVFTFRFADVEKLPPPVLSFDNVTFSYSGDAKDDLYRNIDLGFDMDSRTALVGPNGVGKSTLLRLMTGKLSPTDGSVTRHTHLKLGLYSQHSAEQLDLTKSALDFVREKYSEKSQDYQYWRQQLGRYGLTGEAQTSLIGTLSDGQKSRIVFALLAIESPNMLLLDEPTNGLDIPTIDSLADAINAFSGGVIVVSHDFRLLDKIAKQILVCENKTIRAWDGSIGEYKNYLRKKMITAGAV; encoded by the exons ATGGTTTCCTCATCCAAGGAGAAGAGActcgccaagaaggccgccggaggcaaggtcgacaagaagaaggcctccaacggcgacgatggccccgccaccggcgccgatAAGATGGACGAGGTGAGCCGTCTCGCCGCCCAGATGGACCAGCACGGCATCTCGGACCGTGTCACCACCGGTGTCTTGGCTTCTACCCAGGCCAGCAAGGACGTCAAGATCACCAGTGCCAGCTTGGTGTTCCACGGCCGTGTCCTCTTCAACGACACCACCCTCGAGCTCTCGTACGGTCGCCGCTACGGTCTCCTGGGAGAGAACGGTTGCGGAAAGTCGACCCTTCTCAAGGCTATCGATGCGCGCGAGTTCCCCATCCCCGAGCACATCGATATCTACCTTTTGAACGAGGGTGCTCCTCCCACCGAGCTCGGTGCCCTTGAGTGGGTCGTTACCGAGGCTGAGCGTGAGATGGACCGTCTGGacaagctggccgagaagatcCTCGAAGAGGATGGCCCCGAGAGCCCTATCCTGATGGACCTGTACGAG CACATGGAGAAGATGGACCCCGCGACCTTTGCCACCCGCGCCTCGCTCATCCTGACGGGTCTGGGTTTCAACAAGGTCACCATTCacaagaagaccaaggacATGTCTGGTGGATGGAGAATGCGTGTCGCTCTCGCCAAGGCCCTGTTCGTCAGACcttcgctgctgctgctcgacgacccCACTGCCCATTTGGATCTCGAGGCCTGCGTGTGGCTGGAAGAGTACCTCAAGAAGTGGGACCGtaccctcgtcctcgtctcccACTCCATGGATTTCCTTAACGGCGTGTGCACCACCATGATCGACATGCGCTTGAAGCAGCTCCTGTACTACGGTGGTAACTACGACATCTACAACAGGACTCGCTCCGAGCAGGAGACCAACCAGATGAAGGCCTACCAGAAGCAGCAGGACGAGATTGTTCACATCAAGAAGTTCATTGCCAGCGCCGGTACCTACGCCAACTTGGTCAGACAGGCAAAGTCCCGTCAGAAGATTCTCGACAAGATGGAGGCCGATGGCTTCATCCAGCCCGTCATCCCCGACAAGGTCTTCACCTTCCGTTTCGCCGATGTCGAGAAGCTCCCCCCTCCCGTTCTGTCTTTCGACAACGTCACCTTCTCCTACTCTGGCGACGCCAAGGATGACCTGTACCGCAACATCGACCTCGGTTTCGACATGGACTCCCGTACCGCTCTCGTCGGCCCCAACGGTGTCGGCAAGTCCACCCTGCTTCGTCTGATGACGGGCAAGCTCTCCCCCACTGACGGTTCCGTCACCCGCCACACCCACTTGAAGCTTGGCCTGTACTCCCAGCACAgcgccgagcagctcgaccTGACAAAGTCCGCCCTCGACTTCGTTCGTGAGAAGTACTCGGAGAAGTCCCAGGACTACCAGTACTGGCGCCAGCAGCTTGGCCGCTACGGTCTGACCGGTGAGGCCCAGACCTCACTGATCGGCACCCTGTCCGATGGTCAGAAGTCCCGTATCGTCTTCGCCCTGCTCGCCATTGAGAGCCCCAACATgctcctgctcgacgagcccACCAACGGTCTGGATATCCCCACCATTGACTCCTTGGCCGATGCCATCAACGCCTTCAGCGGTGGTGTCATTGTCGTGTCCCACGACTTCAG ACTTTTGGACAAGATTGCCAAGCAAATTTTGGTGTGCGAGAACAAGACGATCAGGGCCTGGGACGGCTCGATCGGCGAGTACAAGAACTACCTCCGCAAGAAGATGATCACGGCCGGTGCCGTTTAA